The following are from one region of the Candidatus Dadabacteria bacterium genome:
- a CDS encoding tetratricopeptide repeat protein: MASEQGIMYPSERPDCCILQLSPVTEMMTGKKKRGSSRSRTTPPTDATGSRPKYLETSHVQLSSRMRISRRDAFATLVLGVLVAVIYFPATQAGFVWDDVIMRNLVAVSTWGGIWEIWFDPVGAYLEGGTRKEGHYWPLLYTTFWLEHKLWGFSPAGYHIVNILIHFANTVLLWRVLSRLAVPGAWFAAAVFAVHPLHAESVAWIMARKDMLATLFCLSSLLLWLRFAESPSRGRYAGALLLFAAAMLSKSVVVVFPAALLILQWWGDGRITRGDLLRTAPFFLVGLAIAAGDLLFYQGVQHISFGYSMVERVLIAAQALWFYAGKLLWPTDLAVIYPHWDVNIADPVGWVYVVATVAVAAALWFLRRRIGRGPLSCALFFAAMLSPTLGFIDYGYMRYSFVADRYQYLAGIGLIVFFAAAAARGTGKLPDLPGKVARGTALALLVLLGAATWNQAGVYKDEVTLFRHIISLNPDARTAHLNLAYALIHSKGGSEEALAAARIAVKKRPLYYNSHNVLGLALSKLGRYEEAEEHLRRAIELNSRYAPAFLNLGESFRVRGRYEEALEAYLAAVRIDPDYPLPYVGMGYVFFELKRYDEVVSSMKRALLLKPDLPIAPGLHFLTAKALEKMGRHDEAERHLRRARELAPKRK; this comes from the coding sequence TTGGCTTCAGAACAAGGGATCATGTACCCTTCGGAACGACCTGATTGCTGTATTTTGCAATTAAGTCCAGTTACGGAAATGATGACCGGAAAGAAAAAAAGAGGTTCTAGCAGATCTAGGACTACTCCACCGACAGACGCAACGGGAAGCAGGCCAAAATATCTTGAGACTTCACATGTGCAACTGTCGTCTCGGATGAGGATTTCCCGGCGGGATGCTTTCGCCACCCTAGTCCTCGGTGTGCTTGTAGCCGTCATTTACTTTCCGGCCACCCAGGCGGGATTTGTCTGGGACGACGTCATAATGAGGAATCTTGTGGCCGTTTCGACATGGGGAGGAATCTGGGAGATCTGGTTTGATCCCGTAGGTGCTTATCTTGAGGGGGGCACGCGGAAGGAAGGACACTACTGGCCTCTTCTCTATACGACCTTCTGGCTTGAGCACAAGCTCTGGGGCTTTTCTCCCGCGGGCTATCACATAGTTAATATTCTGATTCACTTCGCAAACACCGTGCTGCTCTGGCGCGTGCTTTCGCGCCTTGCGGTTCCTGGCGCCTGGTTTGCGGCCGCGGTGTTCGCCGTGCATCCATTGCACGCGGAATCCGTCGCTTGGATAATGGCAAGGAAGGACATGCTCGCAACCCTGTTCTGCCTTTCCTCGCTTTTGCTGTGGCTTCGCTTCGCCGAGTCACCAAGCCGGGGACGCTACGCGGGAGCACTTCTGCTGTTTGCGGCCGCCATGCTCTCAAAGTCGGTCGTGGTCGTCTTTCCGGCCGCTCTGCTGATCCTTCAGTGGTGGGGAGATGGTCGCATCACCCGGGGAGATTTGCTGCGGACGGCACCGTTTTTCCTCGTGGGACTTGCTATAGCGGCTGGGGACCTGTTGTTTTACCAAGGCGTACAACATATTTCTTTTGGTTACTCGATGGTTGAGAGGGTGCTTATAGCGGCGCAGGCTCTCTGGTTCTACGCGGGCAAGCTTCTTTGGCCGACAGATCTGGCGGTTATCTATCCGCACTGGGATGTAAACATTGCTGATCCCGTGGGTTGGGTATATGTCGTCGCTACAGTTGCCGTAGCCGCGGCGTTGTGGTTTCTTCGCCGCAGGATCGGGCGGGGACCCCTCTCCTGCGCCCTGTTTTTCGCGGCCATGCTGTCCCCCACTCTTGGTTTCATTGACTACGGCTACATGCGCTATTCGTTTGTCGCCGACCGCTACCAGTATCTTGCGGGCATCGGCCTAATCGTGTTTTTTGCCGCCGCCGCGGCCCGGGGAACAGGGAAACTGCCGGATCTGCCGGGAAAGGTCGCAAGGGGAACCGCCTTGGCGCTGCTCGTTCTGCTTGGGGCGGCGACATGGAATCAGGCGGGTGTTTACAAGGACGAGGTCACCTTGTTCAGGCACATTATTTCTCTTAATCCGGACGCTCGCACGGCTCACCTTAACCTTGCATACGCGTTGATCCACAGCAAGGGCGGATCGGAAGAAGCTCTCGCCGCCGCCCGCATTGCCGTAAAGAAGCGTCCTCTTTATTACAATTCCCATAATGTTCTGGGGCTGGCGTTGTCGAAACTGGGGCGGTATGAAGAGGCGGAGGAGCACTTGCGCAGGGCCATTGAACTGAATTCCCGCTATGCGCCGGCCTTTTTGAACCTCGGAGAAAGTTTCAGGGTTCGGGGACGTTACGAAGAGGCGCTTGAGGCGTATCTGGCTGCGGTCAGGATAGATCCGGACTACCCGCTTCCTTATGTCGGAATGGGCTACGTGTTTTTCGAGCTCAAGCGCTACGATGAGGTCGTCTCCAGCATGAAGAGGGCTCTTTTGCTCAAACCTGATTTGCCTATAGCCCCAGGACTTCATTTTCTTACAGCAAAGGCGCTTGAGAAAATGGGTCGCCACGATGAGGCCGAAAGACACCTGCGTCGCGCCAGGGAGCTTGCCCCGAAGCGGAAATGA
- a CDS encoding glycosyltransferase family 2 protein — translation MNQDMRGEKICFVIPTYNEALNVNPLLRQLTELYRNPDVAFLVVDDESPDGTAHLVREFMEKVDGRVRLLQGKRRGLGDAYVRGITYAINNLGADIIVQMDADFSHDPAAAGRLLDRIAGGADVAIGSRYVAGGSLDERWHVRRRLLSRWGNRLARWIGGLKGVSDCTAGFKAIRADKLREAKIESIQARGYVFQVELLHRLIRCGARVVEEPIHFRDRERGETKLGMFNMLEFFFNVLLLRLRSHLTFIKFSLTGICGVFVNLGSFFILTELGLHKFLASPIAILASIISNFLMNNHWTFGDRVMTSRKSVRGFKFIVVSLTTLLLSYTVFVVLSMLFPKVLPLLLQAAGIVPGALLNYYLNSRWTFREASREG, via the coding sequence TTGAATCAAGATATGCGTGGCGAAAAAATATGCTTCGTTATCCCCACGTACAACGAGGCGTTGAACGTAAATCCGCTGTTGCGTCAACTCACTGAACTCTATAGAAACCCGGACGTTGCGTTTCTTGTCGTCGACGACGAAAGTCCCGACGGCACGGCTCATTTGGTCAGAGAGTTTATGGAAAAGGTTGACGGTCGCGTACGCCTGCTTCAAGGCAAGCGACGCGGACTGGGAGACGCCTACGTACGGGGAATCACCTATGCCATCAACAACCTCGGTGCTGACATCATAGTACAGATGGATGCCGATTTCTCGCATGATCCCGCCGCCGCGGGCAGACTGCTTGACCGCATTGCAGGCGGGGCGGATGTAGCCATAGGAAGCCGTTATGTCGCGGGCGGGTCGCTTGATGAACGATGGCACGTCAGGAGACGACTGTTGTCCCGCTGGGGAAATCGCCTGGCCAGATGGATCGGCGGTCTGAAAGGGGTTTCGGATTGCACCGCGGGGTTTAAGGCAATAAGAGCGGACAAGTTAAGAGAAGCAAAAATTGAGAGCATCCAGGCCCGGGGTTATGTGTTTCAGGTAGAACTCCTGCACCGACTGATCCGCTGCGGGGCACGGGTCGTTGAAGAACCAATTCATTTCCGCGACCGCGAGCGCGGAGAAACCAAGCTCGGTATGTTTAACATGCTTGAATTTTTCTTCAACGTACTGCTGCTGCGCCTGAGAAGCCACCTTACCTTCATCAAGTTTTCCCTGACGGGAATTTGCGGGGTCTTTGTCAACCTCGGCTCCTTCTTCATTCTCACTGAGTTGGGGCTTCACAAATTCCTTGCGTCGCCGATAGCCATATTGGCTTCTATCATTTCAAACTTCCTGATGAATAACCACTGGACTTTCGGTGACCGCGTTATGACCAGCCGCAAGTCCGTAAGGGGCTTTAAATTCATAGTCGTTTCTCTAACGACGCTGTTGCTCAGCTACACGGTCTTTGTTGTCCTATCAATGCTTTTTCCGAAAGTTTTACCCTTACTGCTTCAGGCAGCGGGCATCGTCCCGGGTGCTTTGCTTAACTATTACCTGAACTCCCGCTGGACCTTTCGCGAGGCATCCCGCGAGGGGTGA
- a CDS encoding DUF2723 domain-containing protein, translated as MGNKSRINALVLPRTGFCVTDSLALAAAVLGPLAVYILTLSHTVALEDDGLFLMAGAHLGIAHPPGYPIYTLILHLFMQLPFGTPAFLGHLSSAVLGALACGGVYLCARLLGAAALPALAAAWLFGASEHVWSQSTIAEVYAFNSLFFFAVYALLLYGLRGQQRLWVWILAAACYGMSLANHWPLMVLAAPGLFLLILPARKAMFCRLPMLSGVAALGAAVPYAWMFLRAQQNPKISFYGSMNGWGDLWYHISRKGYSHFYGSAPKWGDNFEFLRWFAGEITWQLTLPAFLLAVLGLVVLLRRRQLAEAGSGLLVFFGQSIVLIILTNFSFNYIQIGIFRPYSLVCYGLLAIWSAVGFQLLMDYLRLRLHTDQGRKPVLHIALAAVLSLAMVVFSVQGNWQKSGRSSSGFAKEYADMMFGHMEPGAIMLVSNDVETGVLGYYRFVENRRPDITLLHRSGLVYNSKSNRPRMPQKEKRGILREFISKTDGPVFFSSGTRRDFCPGCEVRNYGFIKKVIRDGTPRTERLLYSSEGERYFKELLSREPADAWERYTRNNLFRLYGDYLGKFIISNNPKLRGRAEHLIQLAEQDFYSLTSMMETVFRRWNARYLEQAKGWVKQAEYLRPHTLLKRDDEAKFLYLKGFVLFQSGEKEAAVSVFRESVAVYNNPENRSKKMLKKLEGTADQ; from the coding sequence ATGGGGAATAAATCGCGCATAAATGCATTGGTTCTGCCCCGGACAGGGTTCTGCGTAACCGATTCGCTGGCGCTTGCCGCAGCGGTGCTGGGACCGCTTGCGGTCTACATACTCACTTTATCCCACACCGTGGCCCTTGAAGACGACGGGTTATTTCTCATGGCGGGTGCCCACCTAGGCATAGCTCACCCTCCGGGTTACCCGATCTATACTCTTATTCTTCACCTGTTCATGCAACTGCCCTTTGGGACTCCGGCCTTTCTGGGACACCTTTCAAGCGCTGTTCTGGGAGCGCTCGCCTGCGGAGGGGTTTACCTCTGTGCGAGACTGCTTGGCGCAGCCGCGCTTCCCGCTCTTGCCGCCGCGTGGCTTTTCGGCGCCTCGGAACACGTGTGGTCCCAGTCCACAATAGCCGAGGTTTATGCCTTTAACTCGTTGTTTTTCTTTGCAGTCTATGCGCTTCTTCTCTATGGCTTAAGAGGTCAGCAGCGTCTTTGGGTCTGGATTCTGGCGGCGGCGTGTTACGGCATGAGCCTTGCGAATCACTGGCCGCTTATGGTACTGGCGGCACCTGGTTTGTTTCTTCTGATTCTTCCTGCCAGAAAGGCAATGTTTTGCAGGCTGCCGATGCTTTCCGGCGTTGCTGCTCTGGGGGCGGCTGTTCCCTACGCTTGGATGTTTCTGCGGGCCCAGCAGAACCCCAAGATCAGCTTCTACGGTTCCATGAACGGCTGGGGCGACCTCTGGTATCACATCAGTCGCAAGGGCTACTCCCATTTCTACGGTTCTGCTCCTAAATGGGGTGACAATTTTGAGTTTCTGCGGTGGTTCGCCGGGGAAATCACGTGGCAGTTGACCCTTCCGGCTTTCCTGCTGGCCGTGCTGGGGCTTGTAGTTCTGCTACGCAGGCGGCAGTTGGCGGAAGCCGGTTCGGGGCTATTAGTGTTTTTCGGGCAAAGCATCGTTCTAATCATCCTGACGAACTTCAGTTTCAACTATATACAGATTGGAATTTTCCGTCCCTACTCGCTTGTCTGCTACGGACTGCTGGCGATATGGTCAGCGGTGGGGTTTCAGTTGCTTATGGATTATTTGCGTCTGCGGTTACACACGGATCAGGGACGCAAACCGGTTCTTCATATCGCCTTGGCCGCCGTTTTAAGTCTGGCGATGGTGGTTTTTTCCGTACAGGGGAACTGGCAGAAAAGCGGTCGGTCCTCAAGTGGTTTCGCAAAAGAGTATGCGGATATGATGTTCGGTCATATGGAGCCGGGTGCGATAATGCTGGTATCCAACGATGTGGAAACCGGGGTGCTCGGCTATTACCGCTTTGTCGAGAACCGCCGTCCCGACATCACTCTTCTGCATCGGTCAGGGTTAGTTTACAATAGCAAGTCCAACCGACCTCGCATGCCCCAGAAAGAAAAACGAGGAATCCTGCGGGAGTTTATCAGCAAAACTGACGGCCCGGTCTTTTTTTCCTCCGGGACCCGTCGGGATTTCTGCCCAGGTTGCGAAGTGAGGAATTACGGATTCATAAAGAAAGTCATAAGGGACGGAACTCCGCGCACAGAGCGTCTGCTGTATAGTTCTGAAGGAGAACGATACTTCAAGGAGTTATTGTCGCGCGAGCCTGCCGATGCCTGGGAGCGTTACACGAGAAACAATCTGTTCAGACTTTACGGAGACTACCTTGGCAAATTCATCATTTCCAACAACCCGAAGTTGCGGGGGCGGGCAGAACACCTGATACAGCTTGCGGAGCAGGATTTCTATAGCCTCACGAGCATGATGGAAACGGTATTCCGTCGGTGGAACGCGAGATACCTTGAGCAGGCTAAAGGCTGGGTGAAGCAGGCAGAATACCTGCGCCCCCACACTTTATTGAAAAGGGATGACGAGGCCAAGTTTCTTTATCTTAAAGGATTTGTGCTTTTTCAAAGCGGTGAAAAAGAAGCCGCCGTCTCGGTGTTCAGAGAATCGGTAGCCGTCTACAATAACCCGGAGAACAGGTCCAAAAAGATGCTCAAGAAACTCGAAGGAACCGCCGATCAATGA
- a CDS encoding HlyC/CorC family transporter yields MSIEIVVLLVLLFLVLQAFFAGSEIALISCDKIKMRSLAEDGSAAAGLVLDAYSKIESFIGTTLIGVNLSLIINTLVLTFYFEETFGQRSGIYTVALLSPLIVVFGQVVPKAVFESKRNSIVLWVIYPLWVFSKLFYPVLFFVGLFTRGMKMSSITREELEGVVEEDKNKPSADYKRRVLRRIFGYSETTVGEIMIPLVKVDALERKSTLRDVKRLIAEKSHSRIPIFSDRVDNITGILNSFYVLGEQDLDKSVEQYARPPFYVPESKLVNELMDEMKGGRAGMAVVVDEYGGSVGIITLEDIIEEVVGEIEDEYDTGQTPWRNLGAGQYLIDPTVEIERLNDGLGLAIPEGEDYETLGGFLLYRYGSIPAPGTVIVFGKKTFTVVSSTVRMINEVHLRVEK; encoded by the coding sequence ATGTCCATTGAGATTGTGGTTCTGCTGGTTTTGCTGTTTCTGGTTCTCCAGGCCTTTTTCGCCGGTTCCGAGATAGCGCTTATCTCCTGCGACAAGATAAAGATGAGATCCCTTGCCGAGGATGGCTCGGCCGCCGCTGGGCTCGTTCTCGACGCCTACTCGAAGATCGAAAGCTTCATCGGCACCACGCTCATAGGGGTTAACCTCTCGCTCATAATAAACACCCTCGTGCTCACCTTTTATTTCGAGGAGACGTTCGGGCAGCGAAGCGGCATCTACACTGTGGCCTTGCTCTCTCCGCTCATAGTAGTTTTCGGCCAGGTGGTCCCCAAGGCGGTTTTCGAGAGCAAGAGGAATTCAATAGTGCTCTGGGTGATCTATCCCCTCTGGGTTTTCTCCAAGCTTTTCTATCCGGTGCTTTTCTTCGTCGGTCTCTTCACCCGGGGAATGAAGATGAGTTCCATAACCCGCGAGGAGCTCGAGGGCGTGGTGGAGGAGGACAAGAACAAGCCGAGCGCGGACTACAAAAGAAGGGTTCTCCGCAGGATCTTCGGGTACTCGGAGACCACCGTGGGAGAGATAATGATTCCCCTCGTGAAGGTGGACGCGCTTGAGAGAAAATCCACGCTTCGGGACGTAAAGAGGCTCATAGCGGAGAAAAGCCACTCGAGGATCCCGATTTTCAGCGACCGGGTCGACAACATAACCGGCATACTCAACTCGTTTTATGTTCTCGGGGAACAGGATCTTGACAAAAGCGTGGAGCAGTACGCCCGACCCCCCTTCTACGTTCCGGAGTCAAAGCTCGTGAACGAGCTTATGGACGAGATGAAAGGGGGACGCGCAGGAATGGCTGTCGTGGTCGACGAGTACGGAGGGTCAGTCGGGATCATAACCCTCGAGGACATAATTGAAGAGGTGGTGGGGGAAATAGAGGACGAGTATGATACGGGGCAGACCCCGTGGAGAAATCTGGGCGCCGGGCAGTACCTTATAGACCCCACAGTCGAGATAGAGCGGCTTAACGATGGCCTCGGGCTGGCTATTCCCGAGGGAGAAGATTACGAGACGCTCGGAGGGTTTCTTCTTTACAGGTACGGGTCGATTCCCGCTCCCGGAACCGTGATAGTTTTCGGGAAAAAAACGTTTACAGTGGTTTCTTCGACCGTTAGGATGATAAACGAAGTTCATCTGCGGGTGGAAAAATAA
- a CDS encoding HlyC/CorC family transporter → MGENFILILFLLCCSAFFCFSEGALFSLSRPQRESISKQGGRVSAAIEKLLSNSHKLITTVLLADEVFNIAYSSVIGLTARKYLQDTPEQTVALISLAIASPTLLVFGEIIPKTAGVKSPRTISKAVALPLYFFHVAVTPLRWAIMFVSGFFIRAFGADLGHRAQGNDISSDELEILVGMGRDEGVLNEVEKYLADGFFNLEDLPAHRIMTPAIDCFTLPHDISVEAAVGRVRQMGHSRIPVYEEGRDNIAGVLYSKDLLKWDFTEQNSAAAVSECLRSPYFIPRSKPAGALLREFQMHRIHIAIVVDEYGRFDGLVTMEDILEELFGEIEDERSVLKKAAPAVRGGAITIPGGMRIEEFNDDYLFSVARSAGLENLGEILEESVIPLRMENETMGGFVFDLFGRLPAEGEKIGFGGLVFTVEGKEGKRISEIRVGVSKEVRGDVH, encoded by the coding sequence TTGGGCGAAAATTTTATTCTGATTCTCTTTCTGCTTTGCTGCTCGGCGTTTTTCTGCTTCAGCGAGGGGGCTCTTTTTTCCCTGAGCCGTCCCCAGAGGGAGAGCATATCGAAGCAGGGGGGCAGGGTTTCGGCGGCTATAGAGAAACTTCTCTCAAATTCCCACAAGCTGATAACCACGGTCCTGCTGGCCGACGAAGTCTTCAACATAGCTTACTCAAGCGTCATAGGTCTCACGGCGAGAAAATACCTCCAGGACACCCCGGAGCAGACAGTTGCCCTTATCTCCCTGGCCATAGCGTCCCCCACGCTCCTTGTTTTCGGGGAGATTATTCCCAAGACCGCCGGGGTAAAGTCCCCGAGAACCATATCCAAGGCCGTTGCGCTTCCCCTTTACTTTTTCCACGTTGCGGTCACCCCGCTTAGGTGGGCGATCATGTTTGTCTCGGGTTTTTTCATAAGGGCCTTTGGTGCGGATCTCGGCCACCGTGCCCAGGGGAATGACATCTCCTCCGATGAGCTTGAGATTCTCGTGGGCATGGGAAGGGACGAAGGGGTGCTGAACGAGGTCGAGAAGTATCTCGCCGACGGCTTTTTCAATCTCGAGGACCTGCCCGCCCACAGGATAATGACCCCCGCCATAGACTGTTTCACTCTTCCCCACGACATAAGCGTGGAGGCGGCTGTGGGGCGGGTCCGCCAGATGGGTCACTCCCGCATCCCGGTTTACGAGGAGGGACGGGACAACATAGCCGGCGTTCTCTACAGCAAGGATCTTCTCAAGTGGGACTTCACCGAGCAGAACTCGGCCGCCGCAGTGAGCGAGTGTCTCAGGAGCCCTTATTTCATCCCCCGCTCCAAGCCCGCGGGGGCGCTTTTGCGCGAATTCCAGATGCACAGGATCCACATAGCGATAGTGGTTGACGAGTACGGAAGATTTGACGGGCTCGTGACCATGGAGGACATACTGGAGGAGCTTTTCGGAGAAATAGAGGATGAGCGCTCGGTACTCAAGAAGGCCGCTCCCGCGGTCCGCGGGGGCGCCATTACGATTCCCGGGGGGATGAGAATAGAGGAATTTAACGACGACTATCTTTTCTCGGTCGCCCGCTCGGCTGGACTCGAGAACCTGGGAGAGATACTGGAGGAGAGCGTGATCCCGCTTCGGATGGAGAACGAGACGATGGGCGGCTTCGTGTTTGATCTTTTCGGGAGGCTGCCCGCGGAAGGGGAGAAAATAGGTTTCGGCGGGCTGGTTTTCACGGTTGAGGGCAAGGAAGGGAAAAGAATTTCAGAGATACGGGTTGGCGTCAGCAAGGAGGTCCGGGGCGATGTCCATTGA
- the thiL gene encoding thiamine-phosphate kinase, which translates to MGEEDALRFLADRFKATQKEVLMGIGDDSAVLKLRDKTCLVASTDTLVEGVHFRAETQTPRQLGKKAVCVAVSDIGAMGAVPRYLLCSLGCRGAGAGEFIEEFSRGVEDGCREFDVSLVGGNLSESQTIFVNMTALGEVVGDDMVLRSGAAEGDGIYVTGTLGDSALGLRILSSDPGIDGGEIAVSRHIEPTPRLAVGRMVAERGIATSMIDISDGLFCDLEKLTSERGLGAEVNLGSLPLSRCFLSLSARFCEDVYLLAVSGGEDYELLFTSPEDKRIAVDEVSRLCGVAISKIGSVTGGRGVRFFDEGGEEVFYDTGGFEHFC; encoded by the coding sequence ATGGGTGAAGAAGACGCCTTGAGATTTTTAGCTGATAGGTTCAAGGCTACTCAGAAAGAAGTTTTGATGGGGATAGGGGACGATTCCGCTGTTTTAAAACTCAGAGACAAAACCTGTCTTGTCGCCTCGACTGACACTCTGGTTGAAGGCGTTCACTTCCGTGCTGAAACCCAGACCCCGAGGCAGCTGGGCAAAAAGGCGGTCTGCGTGGCCGTAAGCGACATAGGGGCGATGGGAGCCGTGCCGAGGTACCTGCTCTGCTCCTTGGGCTGTCGGGGCGCGGGCGCGGGGGAGTTCATTGAGGAGTTCTCGCGGGGGGTCGAGGATGGCTGCCGGGAGTTCGATGTCTCTTTAGTCGGGGGGAACCTCTCCGAATCGCAGACCATTTTCGTAAACATGACGGCGCTTGGAGAGGTGGTGGGGGACGACATGGTTCTCCGCTCCGGAGCGGCGGAGGGAGACGGCATATACGTGACCGGGACCCTCGGGGATTCCGCCTTGGGCCTCAGGATTCTTTCAAGCGATCCTGGGATTGACGGGGGCGAGATTGCCGTCTCGAGACATATTGAACCCACGCCGCGCCTTGCCGTGGGCCGGATGGTGGCGGAGCGCGGGATAGCCACATCTATGATAGACATAAGCGACGGGCTTTTCTGCGATCTTGAGAAACTTACCTCCGAGCGCGGGCTGGGTGCCGAAGTGAACCTCGGGAGCCTTCCGCTCTCTCGGTGTTTTCTCTCCCTCTCCGCAAGGTTTTGCGAGGATGTCTACCTCCTCGCGGTTTCGGGCGGGGAGGACTACGAGCTTCTTTTCACCTCGCCTGAGGACAAGCGCATTGCGGTGGATGAGGTTTCCCGCCTCTGCGGGGTCGCGATCTCGAAGATCGGATCCGTTACCGGAGGGCGGGGAGTAAGGTTTTTTGACGAAGGTGGGGAGGAGGTTTTTTACGATACCGGGGGGTTTGAGCATTTCTGCTGA
- the dnaA gene encoding chromosomal replication initiator protein DnaA: protein MVFCFSGEALLKKAEDVAHGNLATETDQLNQEIEFDWDAVLDCVKKDLYFPPSWLFSIKVAKIEGRLVTLEAKSHFQALWVKNHYLQLINETAQSLYGVGRFQVTIDERERNSVADGAKKNNAAEFKAGDRSHDPQSVSFFSSTNTFENFVVGPSNQFAHAASYAIAENPGMAYNPLFIHSGVGLGKTHLLHSIGNHILQKYGNRLNTLCISAEHFTNGVVQSIKTGSMDKFRNLYRFNCDVLLIDDIQFIAGKDSTQEEFFHTFNSLYTAKKQIVITSDKPPSVMKNFEERLKSRFEWGLTADIQPPEVETKIAIIEKKAEEEQIEIPGDVASFIAQNVLSNIRELEGSVNKLFAYSRMFRERITLELAKQLLKHLVRKETPKIITIEFIQKEVGSFFDLSVKDLKSNQKQKKVSEPRQIAMFLSRKYTSSSFPEIGSKFGGKNHSTVVHAVKNIEKKTDKDPNVSNAVAAISATLEKFITS from the coding sequence GTGGTTTTTTGCTTTTCTGGAGAAGCACTGTTGAAAAAGGCAGAGGATGTTGCGCACGGCAACCTGGCTACTGAAACCGACCAACTGAATCAAGAAATAGAGTTTGACTGGGACGCAGTTCTCGACTGCGTCAAAAAGGATCTTTACTTTCCCCCCTCATGGCTGTTTTCCATAAAAGTCGCGAAGATCGAAGGCAGGCTGGTAACGCTTGAGGCTAAGAGTCACTTCCAGGCCCTGTGGGTGAAAAACCACTATCTTCAGTTGATAAACGAAACCGCCCAGAGCCTCTACGGAGTGGGCCGCTTCCAAGTAACGATAGATGAGCGCGAGAGGAATTCCGTGGCGGACGGAGCGAAAAAAAACAACGCCGCGGAATTCAAGGCGGGGGACCGGTCGCACGATCCCCAGTCCGTAAGCTTTTTCAGTTCAACCAACACGTTTGAGAACTTCGTCGTCGGACCGAGCAACCAGTTCGCCCACGCGGCATCCTACGCAATCGCCGAGAACCCCGGCATGGCGTACAACCCGCTTTTCATACACAGCGGCGTGGGGCTCGGGAAAACCCACCTCCTCCACTCAATAGGGAATCACATACTCCAAAAATACGGAAACCGCCTGAACACCCTCTGCATCTCGGCCGAGCACTTCACAAACGGAGTGGTGCAGAGCATAAAAACGGGTTCCATGGACAAGTTCAGAAACCTCTACAGGTTTAACTGCGACGTTCTGCTCATAGACGACATCCAGTTTATCGCCGGAAAGGACAGCACCCAAGAGGAGTTCTTCCACACCTTTAACTCCCTCTACACCGCAAAAAAGCAGATAGTAATAACCAGCGACAAGCCTCCGAGCGTGATGAAGAACTTCGAGGAGCGCCTCAAGTCAAGATTCGAGTGGGGGCTCACGGCGGACATACAGCCGCCAGAAGTGGAAACCAAGATAGCCATCATAGAGAAAAAGGCCGAGGAGGAACAGATAGAGATCCCCGGCGACGTGGCCTCATTCATAGCGCAGAACGTCCTCTCCAATATAAGGGAGCTCGAAGGCTCGGTGAACAAGCTGTTCGCCTACTCGAGAATGTTCAGAGAGAGAATAACTCTCGAGCTGGCAAAGCAACTCCTCAAGCATCTGGTGAGAAAAGAGACCCCGAAGATTATAACCATAGAGTTCATTCAGAAAGAGGTGGGATCGTTTTTCGATCTTTCGGTAAAGGACCTGAAATCCAATCAGAAGCAGAAAAAAGTCTCTGAACCCAGGCAGATAGCGATGTTCCTCTCAAGAAAGTACACCTCGTCCTCGTTCCCCGAGATCGGGAGCAAGTTCGGCGGAAAGAACCATTCCACCGTGGTTCATGCGGTAAAGAACATCGAAAAGAAAACCGACAAGGATCCGAACGTATCAAACGCCGTCGCGGCGATCTCCGCAACCCTAGAGAAGTTCATCACATCCTGA